AGGCATATTTTGTGGCAGCTGTTACAGACCAACAGGACAAGTGAGGCAGACTTCTCTGGAAATAGTAGTAGTACCTTCTGTCAGACTGGTGTAActgggagcccccagagcccctctcAGCAGTGCAGGCTGGGCTTCTTCATGCTCCAGCTCATGGAGGAGCAGGGCCCGTGCAGCACCTTCCATGAGCCGGTGAAATCCCTGTGCCTGTCGGCAAGGATGGGAGAGGATGGGGACTTGTCCTGTTCTTAGCACTCGTGTTACGAGGCAGGGGTGGAGGAACTAGGAAATTCCATGGCTTTTTTCATCCAGTAAACCAGTTTTCCCCTGCCCACCCAGGCTCGTGGCTTCCTGAAACAGAAGCTGTCTTCGGTGGGATGGGTGGAGGggtgggcagcacagagcatgcTGACACTGGGAGGTTTTTCTGACACTACAGTGCTCACACTCCCTCTAAGAAACTTCCCTTTCAAGGACTATAATGGAACAAAAGGTATGAAAGAAATGTAATtccaagaggagaaaaagtCTGCAAAAAACAAGTCCCCGTGGGCCTGGATGCTGATCCCTATTGCTGGTCCAGGGCAGCATCTGACAGGTCAGATTTCAAACGGTTTGATTTAACAGGTTTGTTCCTCCTTGTGAGCAGGGTCATTGGCTTTGTGTGGGCAAAGGCACTCCACATTTTCCATCTAGGAAAAGAGTTAGGGagctattttaaaacataatccTGGAGGTAAACAGCTTGGCTAGGTATTTCTGTGCGGAAATAGAAGAATATCTCCTCTGATTGTCCTCTCATCTTTCTTCCACAGCTGTTCTTGTATTCCTGACTTCCATTTATGAGGGGAACACATGGCTcggagctcaggagctggatcTGTTACTGTCCCACTGGTCTGCACTAGTGCAGGTGATGAATTACGGGATAGCTTGGGAACTTGGAAACAAGGAGAAGAAATGATTACATCTCTTTGCAAAAAGATTTGGCTACATCAGGGCATTAATTCAGGGAACTAACACTTCATCTTCAACATTCTGTGCTCTGCCATCATCACTGTGAGCCCTGGAAGCCTCCTGAGCTGTTCTCATACAGACCTAACTTGTTTGGTCAAAAAATTTTGATCACTGTGTGGGAACTCAGGGGGATGATCTTATTCAACCTCCCTCAGTGGGGCATTAAAGCTCCACTTCCCATTTTCTTGAACAGTCTGAGACACAATATTACTTTGTATCATTTTTATTACAGgcatttttaactttttgaagAACCAGAAAGACTGTTGGCGCATATGTGTGTCATTAATATCCATCCTCTCTCCAGAGTAGGATGGGAAAAAAGGCTGCAGAGCTTCCTACAAGGGGCTGCAAGTGCAAATAACGAGGAGCCAGAGGTTTAGTCATGATGATTTACTATTTCTTAAAAGAACCTGGTAGATTTCATGATAGCAAAACCAGTGTGAATAGAAGACTGAACTTGGGAATCGTGATGGTCTCCTTGGGTTTAAAAAGCTGTAGTagtttttaaagacatttataTCAGAtctgctttatttccattttaaaaatagcctGTGATTTTaaatcactgctgctgtgatgtGTGACAAAAGGCCATCTTCCCTCCGCTTGGAACAGGTGAGAGATGGAGCTAAACCCCAAAGGATTTTCTGCTCACCGATTATACCTGGGTTTTATTGGGAATTCTCTGCAAAATCTGATCAATTGTTCTTGAATGTGGCCGTGAGGGGAGGCGAACGTGCCAACCCAGACCTGCAAACAGGCAGTGCCAGACCAAGAACCTTTGAAATGTAAACCAGGATTTATTCAATGACTCAGGAGTGCGTGCTGTACCCAGGTCCTCTGTACAAATATGGTACAGGGAAAAGCCAGAACTGCACATTCCTTGTGATATGAATTGAATTTTGGGGGTGTCAAATAAAAATGAGATGCAAATGAGGGAATTGCTTCTACATGGAATTGTTCTTGTCCTAAAGGAGCCCTGCCCAGTCTGAGTGCTGCCCAGAGCTCCTCCCTGAGCGCAGCCCTCTCTGGGTGAgcctctgtcctgctggccGTGCCTCTGtgtctgcatccctgtgccactcCTCGCCCGGCTGGGAGTCCTTGGTGCCTTCTTTGGGGGTGAGGAAGAAAggctgaggggagggggtgtCTGTTGGGGCACTGTGAGGTCCCTGGGAGAGGGAATTTCTGTGAgaatttgtggggattttgtggggaatttgtggagattttctggagattttgtgaaaattcgGCGAGGATTCTGggggaattctgtgggaattttggagtgattttgtgggaattttaggggatcgttggggattttggggcagttcttGGGGAATTTTGCGGGGAGTTTGTGGAGATTCTCTGGAAGTTTGGGCTTATTTTGTGGgtatttttgtgggaattttttgtggatttggtGGGGAAATTGATGGAATTTTGGTAGGAATTCTGAGTagattctgaggggattttctgggaatttgtATGGAAAATTTAGGGGCATTTGGGACAGTTCTGTGGGtaattttgtggagattttaTGGAAATTCTGAGGGGTTCTGgaggaattttgtgggaatttttgtgggaattttaggTGATTTTGTGGAAAGTCTAAGGGGATTTTGCGACAATTTTGTGGGTATGCTGTGGGAatcttggggtgattttgtgggaatttttcagagaagttttggggattttgtggtaATTGGTGGGGCATTTGTGGcgatttttgtggaaattttgtgaaaattcagaggtgattttgtgggaactttgtgggaattttgggatgatttttttggaatttttgtgggaattttgggggattacagtagtttcacgaatacaagccgcacggagtataagccgcacttccggtgcctcgacaatgttgctgtctttgtcaatagataagccgcaccccgaatattagccgcacttttgttcgtagcgagaatccgtgcgcagctttcacaaattggccaattagtaacaggatcgcggcatagcggggtttactggctcggggcggggccaggaaggctcggcccgctcatggttgccgacggggccggccaggtggtgctgcagccgccgctgggctcactggcccccctctcccgtcagcaccgccccgctgccgcgtttgctcgtcctgctggcgggccagctgccgccgccgctgccaggcacgccgaCCGCCCtgcgccatgtttgctcgcccggccggcagggctgccgccgctgccaggctctgccggcggggcggccgccaccaggctcgccggccgccccctcccgtctgcaccgccaccgcgtttgctcgccctggccggcactgcaggcccccgcaccgccgggctcccccatgctgctggccccgattctgctgggcttcccccgctgccaggcagccccacccgccggccttcctgcttctgccatgctcccctgcactgctagtcccagttctcccgggctcccccgccctgctggcccggggtctgccaggctttcccacctcagccggggccggccgggctccagcttggcttggggctgccgcgggctctcacttccgtgttggcagcttttagaatattgttcatgtattagccgtcctcgaatattggccgcacttccaggtttccacgaaacttttggtcaaattggtgcggcttgtattcgtgaaattactgtatgtggaAATTAACAGGGGAActtgtggggattttgtgggaacttttggtggaattttggggtgattttgaggAAATTCTGTGGAGATTTTGGGTCGATTTTGTAGGAATTTCAAGAGAATTTTGAGGTAACTTTGTGGAAATTTATGGcaatttttggagaatttgtgggaatttttgggcaGTTCtgtggggaattttgtggagattttttggaaattctgagggaatttttggaCGATTCTTGTGGGAATTTTAGGTAATTTGGCGCAGTTCATAGTATATTTTGGGGAAGTTTTGAAGGCATTTTGGAGCAGTTCTGAGGAGATTTTGGAGcgattttgtgggaatttcaaaagaattttggggtcattttgtgggaattttgaggaaattttggaatgattttgtgggaatttttgtgtgaatttttggagattttgaagggaatttgtggggattttgtggagattttagtggagattttctgaaaattaggAGATGATTTTGTtggattttgaggaaattttcaGTGATATTGGCAGaatattttggggggaatttttgggtgatttttgtgggaattttaggggaatagtggggattttggggcagttcttGGGTAATTTTGcggggattttgtggaaatttgtAGGGAAGTTTGAGCTTATTTTGTGGGAAATATTGTGGGAAGTTTTTCTGGATTGGTTTTGGAATTTGATGGAATTTTGGTGTGAATCCTGAGTAGATTCTGAgaggattttgtgggaatttgtGTGGGaaatttaggggattttggggcagtcCTGTGGGTAATTTTGTGaagattttgtggaaattctgaggggaatccgggggaattttgtgggaatttttgtgggaatctGTGGGGaatttgtggagatttttgtggagattttgtgaaaatttgaAGGGGATTCTAGAGGAATGTTGTGGGAATTTTAAGGGAatcttggggtgattttgtgggaatttttgtgggaattttaggTGATTTTGTAGAAATTTAAGCGACTGGTGGGGATATTGGGGCAGTTCATGGGGAATTTTGcggggattttgtggaaattcttaGGGAAGTTTGGGctgattttgtgggaaattttgtgggaattttttgtggatttttttgggaaattgaTGGAATTTTAGTGGGAATTCTGAGTAGATTCTGAGAGGATTTTGTGGTTATTTTTGTGGCAAATGTAGGAGATTTTGGGGCATTCTGTGGGTAATTTTGTGGAGactttgtggaaattctgaggggatttgggggcaattttgtggaaattgtgGGAGAATTTTGgtgtgattttgtgggaattttcaggaaatttttgggagattttgggggaaattttgtgggaatttaaAGCGAATATTGTTGTGAATTTTGAGaatatttcccccaaaatcaccccataatttcctgaaaattcccacaaaatcaccccaaaattctcacaGGTTTTCCATAAAATCGCCCTAAAATCCACACAGAACTTCCACATAACCAActaaaattccccccaaaatttccacatATCACCCCAAAATTGCCACAAAAttgcccccaaatcccctgagaCTTTCTACAAAATCGACTGaaaattcccaccaaaattcctccaaaaatcacctcaaaattcccacaaatccCCTCacaactgccccaaaatcccctacCTTTCCCACacaaattcccacaaaatcccctcagaataTACTCAGAATTCCCACTAAAATTCCATCAAATTCCCAaccaaatccacaaaaaattcccacaaaatttcccacaaaatcagCTCAGACTTCCCtaagaatttccacaaaatgcCTGCAAAATTCCCCaagaaatgacccaaaatcccccccaattccctaaaattcccacaaaataacccaaaaattcccacaaaattcccccagaatcccctctgaattttcacaaaatctccacaaaaatcTCGACAAATTTCCCATAAATTCCCCACAAATTCTTAAAACAATATTCCCTCAAAATCGCCACAAAATTCCtacaaaattccccaaaatcaccccaaaattttcccacaATTTCCACAAAATGACACCGAAATCCCCTTAGACCTTCCACAAAATCAGCtataattcccaaaaaaattcccacaaatcaCGGCAAAATTCTCACAAAATTCCAACAAAATTGCCGCAAAATCCCCTCAGACTTTCCACAAAATcgacccaaaattcccacaaaaattaccccaaaatcaccctagAATTCCAACAAAATTCCCCCAgaatcccctcagaatttccacaaaatctccacaaaattaCCCACAGGACTGCCCCAAATTCCTCTCAGAATTTCCCATacaaattcccacaaaatcccctcagaataTACTCAGAATTCCCACTAAAATTCCAtcaatttcccaaaaaaatccacaaaaaattcccacaaaaattctcccaaaatcagcccaaactTTCCtaagaatttccacaaaatccctgCTAAATTCTCCaagaaatgacccaaaatccccaccattcccctaaaattcccacaaaatcaccccgaaattccccaaaaaatttcgccaatatcaccccaaaattcacacaaaaCTTTCTGCAAAATCACCCAAAacttccctcaaaattcccacaaaatggcccccaaaatctcctcagaatttccacaaattccaaaaaatattcCCAACGAAAATTCCCACATAAtcgccccaaaattcccacaaaattcccccaaatctccacaATATTCGcttaaaattcccacaaaatttcccCCACAATAACCCAGTTTGCTGACAAACAAATTTGAACAAATTATAGTCTGGTGCAATAAAAACATGCTGGTGACTGCTCGCAgtcccagggcagccagggccAGGCCTTGTCCCTCCATGGAACAGACTGACATTGTCCTCCTACTCACAGAGActgaggagcactgggagcattCCAGCTTGGACAGGGGATGCGGGGACAAGTGCCAAAGTTCTGCACATCTGTCCTGGTTGTCCCGGCCAGCAGCACTGTAGCCTGTAGCTAGCACTTGAGACTCCAGAATATGTTTCATTGCCTTAGCTGAAACAGTCCGattttaggaaaaggaaaaatatttcctaacttttttccactgctgagacacaatattttttcttcttcagttgctgtcatttttttctagagaaGCCTTATCTCATCTGAGTATGACAGGGAGATCCAGTAGTTAAATCTGCTCTTGTGAAGCATCTGCTGAAAAcgaacctctttttttttttttctagcctATGAGGAGATTCAGATCTGGAAGAAAACTGAGAATAGCAAAACTGTCACAGTGTCATGAAGTATCTTCTTCATCTCTAAAAGGATGAAACATCTCAGAGTGATACAATGCAAAAAGAGTTGGTAGATGTACTGGCTTTGCATGCCAGCTGTATGGACAATGTCAATGTATGTCAATGTTCACATGGTACCTATGTGGGTTTTTCCTGTAGCAGGATGCGCGTAGGTCACACACTCCAGAGTGCCAGTGTGAccccctgctgctccaggtcaCCTCTTTGGCTGTAGTTCAATAGCTGAGAGTGGGTCTAGTGAGGGGTCTAGAATAGTGACGGGACTGCAACAGCATCCTGTACCCTGAGGAAGAACACGCTCACTGATGGAAACCTGCACTGCCACGCTGTGTTCCTTCTCTCGTACGGCAGGATAGGCTTCACATGGCGATTTCAGTGCAACAATTATGTGTAAAACCCATTCACCAGCCTTCAGCAATAAATATGAATTTGAAATGGATGCTGGCCAAGGTGATTTTTCACCCTCTAGTCCTgtaattttcataaaaattgGTCTATTTGCAGTGTTATGGACAAAGGCTTGACTTCAGAAACTGAGCCACATTTCTCAAACTCCTGAGTGAAACTGCCTTTTACAGGCAATAGGTAACAGGCTCAAGCTTCAAGATTTTATTCAATTAACACAtaagtaaattttaattttgctaaATTACTTCATCTTCACAAGGCTGATTAAGAGCAGATCGAATAAACTTCCTACCATGGCATTCAAAACTATTATTGCAAAAAACTCTATATGAAATTTGACAaaatttttcagtgtgaaagGTCTGGTTTTTCTTAACTATTTTGTATAAACATGTGGAAGGAAtagttgttttccttttaatcaGAACTCTTATTGATAATCCACCAAAAAGTGGGATGTCAGCCCTGCTGGCTAAATAAATGAATGAGTCATTATCAGGGATTGATGGTTAACTTAGCTATCTAATGGTATACAGGGATTAAACTAAGATTTAAATTTTCCAGatcatattttcttcttaaatatcCCTACTGTTAAAAACTACTGCTTACATTTATCTTTTAATACATAGCAGCAACAAGACTACAAAGATTGATGAGATCAGTAATTCTCACATTATAACATTGTAGAAATGGGTCTagtggggacagtcaggggagTGGCTTCACCTGCATACCTGGAAAGAATCAGCCTCTGACCCTGGGAAGCACTAGCTAGGTGAGACAATATCCTTTTACATTAGGGTGAGAGAATAGAAGAGTTGTCTCATGGGAGCTAGTATGTTAATCAGTTTGTTACAAATGAGTTATGTTCTTAGTTTTGATACATGGTTGGCTGACTGCCTGTTGCATATCTAGAAGGTTCTGTTTCATATCCTCATTATTGACTGGACCTGCAGCCTCTACCCCACCCCATACATTGTTGTGACTTCCTGGTTCCAGGGTCCTCGAGATGTGACCCCTTGTACTGCACACgacttcttcattttttattttaaccatCAGtaaattcctttgttttctgtcttgttCATTGTTCCCATCTCTCCATTCTTGCCAGGCACCTGCCCCTCTGGACCGGTCTTGGTGTCACTGTCTGCTGGCAGTGACATAAAATCTTTGGATAGCGCTTCATCTTCACTGTGGAGGTCTCCAATAAGGAAAGGACAAATGTGGGAGTCTGGGACTTTCCttccaagaaattaaaaatagtggAAGAAAACTAGATAGGGACAAAGAAAACTGATACTATCCTTCTAAGAACACAATTGAACTCATAAATTAACTTAGGACTGTTCCTCAGCATCTTTTATTAATCTATCAGTGCACCTGTAACTGAGACTGGCAGTGATTGCTCTGCTGGGCAAGAAAATTAGAGGTGAATTCTAAATGGCAAATACTGAAGAACCAGTCCAAGACTTTTTAACATGTGAATACAGGATTACTCTCCCAGTTCTATCAGAATACTTTCTTTGACTAAAACACTTACTAAAGTTTTCCCAGGTACACAAATAGAACTTTATGTCAGTGTGAAGAATTAGTCAAGGTCTAGTTGTGTTTTGCTCAGAAAAAATTTCTCCCTGCTATACTTGCATCAGAACAGGTTTATTGGTAGAATTCTCTTCTGCAGATGTGGTTATTTTTGGGAGGCTGGTTTTGGTTCTAATCtggattatttcttcttttttgtgaTAAGCTTTCACAGATAGACAGGTAATTGGTACTGTTTTCCTAGTCTAATTAGGTTCCTAGAAAAATGGagtagtaataaaaaaaaataggcataGCAAGCTTTgggtcttaaaaaaaaaaaaaggctgcgTCTTTGTAGCCtttattatttcactgtgaTGGAACACCACTCAgctgagaaaggaaatattctCTAGTTCAGGCTGTAAATAACTAGAATCTGACTTGTTTAGGGCTGAACACAAAAGTGAGTATAAATCAAGGAATTAACAAGACCAAGAGAACAGACTACTTTCCAGATCCCAGAGTGCCAGTGCTGGAAAGATTATTGTAATGGAATTTCCAGCAAGGCTCAGGAGGTTTAGTTATTTTGGATACATTTCAGATCAACAGTGTCTGCTCGGCATACTGTCTACTCCTGTTGCAGCATCTAGTTTTATGACAATGTTCTAGGCAAGAAACAAGATGGCCTGTATCAGACAAATTGGCAGCTTTATTTTAGCTGTAACATTTTCCAGAGGAAGTTCCACAACTGTTATTCCTTATATCAGTGGTCTGTGCTTAAAATGGTTGAAAAAGATGTGTGAACTAAAGGTCTGTTTCCCACAGGCTGTAGGTGTCAGCTCAGCTGCTTGCCACTCATGATATGCATTGTGTTACAAACAGCAgctcacagagccctggggaaggAATACCATTAGCTGGAAGTTCAGCAATTACAGATTACCATGAGACATTGATTGGTTTCTTTGTGGGGGTTATCTTAGCAAGATGCTCACTAGGGGATCCATATGCTTCTACTGACGTGCTTCCAAGGATGATGTTTGCTAGCAGGCCCAAAAACCCACAGGGTAACTGCATGTCAGCACAATTTTGGAAAATGCAGCATAACCCATTATAACGGCGTTTCCTCTTCTCTGTAATCAGCAGAACTCTGATCAAAATGATAGGGTGTTTCTTTCCCAGCATTTTGGGTGAGTAGACTCACTCTAAATCCTGTTTCCTCTGTATCTGCAGGGTTCATCCAGCACTGAGTACTTAGCACAGAGCTATGGCAAGAGGTACTGCGAAACTTCTGATCCCTTGTCTTCCTACTTCTTCCCCATTTCCTTGATCCATAAAAGTGTTTAACCATAACAGTACTTCTATTCACTTCATGTCCTAGCAAGTAAGTGTTGGTTGCACAGCAATAGTGCTGAAACTGTTGATCGTGCTGTTATTAGATCACCCCTGGCTTCACCAACTAACAGAGTTGGAGACCATGAATTTCCCATATGTCCTGAAATCACTTTTGGAAACTTCTGCATAGTCTGCCACAAAATCTATTACTTAAAGGCAGAGATGaaaatttaggggaaatttAGGGATTGGGGACTGACTTCCAGCTGAGATAATTTTGCAAGGCTACTGCTAGGGAAGAAGCAGGAGTTCAACCCATTGACTGAACTGAAAGCAGCCTAACTGTGAGCAGCTACTGAACCAGGAGAGAGCATCTAAGTGCTTGTTAAGCTGCTGAAAGGTGGATCTGacagctgctcctcatgtgCATAAAAACATCAAAAGCACACAGTCCTGAGAAATGGATAGTTGAATGTTAATTTGTTCTTAGTGACTTCTAGTACCAAGAATTCTCAATATGGCATGACACTGGGGATATAAATGGCAGGAGAGGATTAATTGCATATTGTAAATGAGGAAGGACTATTGTGTTCAAAAATGAATTTAGCTTGTTTTGTGAATTTTCTGGTAATTTTCTACTTTGGGTTAATTTTGTGGTAGTGATAACACCTACATATTTTTTCAAGTCCGAAACCAGTGCTATGGTTATCTCTTGCAAAAGTTCTGAGTCTCTTACCAGATTAATTTTAACAGATATCCTCACCCTTGGTCTTTTATTCCTAGGAGGAGATGGTGGTTCtagtaaagaaaaaatcaaaatcaatcCCATACTGTGTTCttccttttattaatttttttttaacctgataTATGaagtttcctttttgtttcctttggtCATTCAGTGGCacaagggagaaaaatctttaaaaataaatagattggGGCTGAACCTTTAATGTCTGTCCTTTTTCAGTTGGACTCAATCacttttttacatatttttgcaATCTTTTCATGCATGGAGAGGAACTGAAGTCATAAAATGTGTCCCTTCTCCTAAGATTCTCATCAGTGAGGAATGATATTAAAGTAATGAGGCAGAAATTATCTGGAATTCTAGAGTTGTAAAAGGGAAATTGCAGAAATGAGAAGGTGTTCTCTAAGCACAAGCATCTCAATAGAGTATTCATATCATAGCAATAATATATGATCTAGTGATGATGAATCTGCAGAAGAAAACGTTTTTTGGAtgtatttcccatttccttacTGTGATAGAGGAAATGGCAAGAAATTAATCGCTGTCATCACAAAATGATTCTTTCTGTTTATGGTTGCTCTGCTTAGCattactaaaaattaaaattggttCACTGAAAAAGCCTGCTATGAGCTAGTCACAGCTCACTCACCTCCCAAATAGCACTATTATGTATCTGAAACTTTTGAATGCATGTGGGAAGGTGGGAGGGAGAGTAAAGCAGTTCAGTGAGAATATCTGCTTCATGGCTGCTCCATCTTCCCTATTTTACCATGGAATAATATAAGAGAGCGTTCcttgctctttccttttccttggaaatgACTCAGATAATCATGGAGATATCAACACAGCATCAAAGCATTGTCTTCAAAACAACTGGCTCTGTAGATATTTCAAATGCGTGAGCTAGCTTTTTACAGAGGAAGCAGAGGCAGGATATTTACCCAGCCattcttgctctttttcctATTCTATTGCTGAAAAAAAGAGCTCAATGAATTGCTGAAAAATCAGCTACTAAAATTTCTGCTTAGAAAATGGAACGGCCATATTTCTACCTCCCTTGTGTTATTTACAACAGATGTTTGCCTTACTGCATGTTGCAGGCACAAATGCTCATTAAAATAGGTTTCAAGCCTTCATCATTAATGTTTATTAATACTAAATTTTATTATGGAAATGTTTCCTGGAAGTAAGTATCAATCTTCCATTATAAAAGGAAAGCATAACTGTGGTTTATCTGCCCAATTGCAGTTATCCAACAAGAAGGAACGGTGTACATTTAAGCACCAGAACAAAACGAGAAATATCAAAGTTGAAGACAACTCCAAATATTGTCCTTGTGAAAACATCAAAATTACACTTTCCTGCATCTGTTACCATACATAAACTCTCTGCTTTCTGTGATTATAGCTCTGGTTCTCAGATGTGCACCTACCCCTATGCCCAGATGTGACTGTGGCTCTTTCTGTGCTATCTGGTTTTCCTTGGTATTAGGCACAGATACTGGGGGAGGGAGAGATGCTCAGTGAAGTCTTACAGATATCTTGATCAGGATGATTGAAAAACGGTGCCTGCATCTGCAGGGTACTTCAAGAATGAACTGCATTATCAATTTTCACAACTACAAaggcaatttcttttttattcttgcaTGTTATGAATCAGTCAAGAGTCTCATGGTGAACTCATTAAATTAGAGCTACATATACTAAATAAAGAGGTTCAGTAATTTGTATATATATGGAAATGGAGCAATTGATAATTCTTGGATTTTTAATTGACTGAAGAGTTattgtaatgaaaaattaagaagaGGGGTGAAAGGAGTTAAAATGCttatttctgttcctgcttttcctgtaaaatatgTGCCTAAATTAGTGTCTGAGTTAGCGTGAAGTTACAAATCTGTGTGCCCACCTAGTAAGTTTAACAAAAACTCTGCATACCATTTCCAAAAAACTTATAATTTAGACCAATCAAagccttttgttttccaaaatgctATATCTGTTTCTCAGTAAGTCTTACAGGGACAAATTAGAACTCTAAGTTTTCAGTTGTTTAAGTTAAAATGTTGCCCtgaaaaatctctgcttttccccttaCAATGTAGgaaatattgtttttattcttatCGAAACCAAAATGAGCACAGAATGACTCAGACAGGCCTTGATGAGAGGCCTGGATGGGGTGCAGAGTTGCCCTGGGGCTGGATGGTTATTTTTACATATGATAAGCATGTCCTGAGGGGCATCAGGCACAACATCTCTGggtgggcaagggaggggattgtcctgctctgctctgagctggtgaAGCCTCACCTTGagtcctgtgtgcagttttgggcacctcaatacaaaaaaaatatttaaggttttagagagtgtccaaaagA
This genomic interval from Catharus ustulatus isolate bCatUst1 chromosome 4, bCatUst1.pri.v2, whole genome shotgun sequence contains the following:
- the LOC116995905 gene encoding nucleolar pre-ribosomal-associated protein 1-like isoform X5, whose translation is MNGFFYLQFLWTNVDVARLMEFLSTLRSVLESRAVVGEAFREMRRFMANDSILSSRELLLLLLHEWSLVSKDLQLQEELQALAQRCQNTELLTVLVFLTSIYEGNTWLGAQELDLLLSHWSALVQVRDGAKPQRIFCSPIIPGFYWEFSAKSDQLFLNVAVRGGERANPDLQTGSARPRTFEM